One window of Microcoleus vaginatus PCC 9802 genomic DNA carries:
- a CDS encoding transposase: MQNQAVKVRLYPTIEQQTILAQHFGCSRWWWNYALDMCIETYKATGKGLTQIALNKLLPNLKKQEETQWLSECYSQVLQSTTLNLVTAYKNFFESRAKYPRFKSKKNRQSIQYPQSVKLVDDFLKFPGRVGIVKAKLHRPIEGTIKTVTVSVTSSGKYYASVLTELEGDKPVVHTDGKVAGIDLGLKDFAVVNDGIKTSKYPNPKHLAKHERNLKRKQQKLARKEKGSKSRDQARKLVARVHERISNVRQDYLHKLSRRLVDDNQVIVVENLHVKGMVRNHKLAQAISDVGWGIFVNFLRYKLDREGKVLVEIDRWFPSSKLCSNCHYQVNEMPLDVRTWTCPSCGTHHDRDGNASINIRAEGIRMLSVLGARTAADGGDVSPKLGRKSKLTQSPLKSEAHAVPLCQRWVVHSNC, translated from the coding sequence ATGCAGAATCAAGCCGTCAAAGTTAGACTTTATCCGACAATTGAACAGCAGACGATATTAGCTCAGCATTTTGGCTGTTCCCGTTGGTGGTGGAATTATGCACTCGATATGTGTATCGAAACCTACAAAGCCACGGGCAAAGGCTTGACTCAAATTGCATTGAACAAGCTCCTACCGAATCTCAAAAAACAAGAAGAAACACAATGGTTGTCGGAGTGTTACTCTCAGGTTTTGCAATCCACTACGCTCAACCTGGTAACTGCTTACAAAAACTTTTTTGAATCCAGGGCAAAATACCCTAGATTCAAATCAAAAAAAAATAGGCAGTCAATTCAGTATCCGCAATCAGTCAAACTTGTTGACGACTTTCTCAAGTTTCCCGGTCGTGTCGGCATTGTCAAAGCCAAGTTACATCGACCGATCGAGGGAACTATCAAAACCGTAACCGTCAGTGTTACTTCTTCGGGGAAATACTATGCCTCTGTGTTGACAGAACTCGAAGGAGACAAACCAGTTGTTCACACCGATGGAAAAGTTGCAGGAATTGACTTGGGATTGAAAGATTTTGCTGTTGTCAATGATGGTATCAAGACATCCAAATACCCTAATCCTAAGCATTTAGCAAAACACGAGCGCAACCTCAAACGAAAACAGCAAAAACTAGCAAGAAAGGAGAAAGGAAGCAAGTCGAGAGATCAAGCCAGGAAACTGGTGGCTAGGGTTCACGAACGAATTAGCAATGTCCGTCAAGACTACTTGCATAAGCTATCTAGAAGGCTTGTTGACGATAACCAAGTCATCGTAGTCGAAAACCTTCACGTTAAGGGCATGGTTCGCAACCACAAACTAGCTCAAGCAATTTCTGATGTAGGTTGGGGAATATTTGTCAATTTCTTGCGTTACAAGCTAGATCGCGAAGGCAAAGTGTTGGTAGAGATTGACCGATGGTTCCCTAGCTCGAAACTCTGCTCAAATTGCCACTATCAGGTGAATGAAATGCCATTAGATGTTAGGACATGGACTTGTCCTAGTTGTGGTACTCATCACGATAGGGATGGAAACGCCTCAATAAATATCAGAGCAGAAGGAATCAGAATGCTATCGGTCTTGGGAGCCAGGACTGCTGCTGATGGAGGGGATGTGAGTCCGAAACTGGGACGTAAGTCTAAGTTAACGCAATCCCCGTTGAAGTCAGAAGCTCACGCTGTACCTTTATGTCAGCGCTGGGTAGTTCACAGTAACTGCTAA
- a CDS encoding Crp/Fnr family transcriptional regulator produces the protein MTIASLSTKTFDETSRHIFSRRSHLPNRSNALWRIETGVVRTVTWLEDGTIITLGLWGPGDTIGKAISKCDPFQIECLTKVEAILLSGERWLNRDILLNHIQQAEDFMVIRGYKRVDFMLYQLLTWLAKRFGSEVGQGHLIDMILTHQDIADILGTSRVTVTRTLGNFEQQGLIDRLPLHRIILQPSEVWHYEI, from the coding sequence ATGACTATTGCTTCTCTTTCCACTAAAACTTTTGATGAAACGAGCAGACATATATTTTCTCGCCGCTCGCACTTGCCGAACAGAAGCAATGCTCTGTGGCGAATTGAAACTGGAGTAGTGCGAACTGTAACGTGGCTTGAAGATGGCACAATTATCACCTTGGGATTGTGGGGGCCTGGTGATACGATCGGCAAAGCGATATCAAAATGCGATCCTTTTCAAATTGAATGCCTCACTAAAGTCGAGGCAATTTTACTATCGGGCGAGCGCTGGCTAAATAGAGATATTTTGCTCAATCACATTCAGCAGGCTGAAGACTTTATGGTAATTAGAGGCTACAAAAGAGTGGATTTTATGCTCTATCAACTATTAACTTGGCTGGCTAAGAGGTTTGGTTCTGAGGTAGGCCAAGGACATCTGATCGATATGATTTTAACGCATCAGGACATTGCAGACATCCTCGGTACAAGTCGCGTAACTGTCACTCGCACCCTCGGTAATTTTGAGCAGCAAGGCTTGATCGATCGTCTGCCGCTCCACCGGATTATTCTGCAACCTTCCGAGGTTTGGCACTACGAAATATAA
- the cysE gene encoding serine O-acetyltransferase, which produces MFSDLQIIYERDPAARNWLEVLFCYPGLQALFLHRIAHWLYSAGLPFVPRLISQLSRFLTGIEIHPGAKIGRGVFIDHGMGVVIGETAIVGDYAVIYQGATIGGTGKEIGKRHPTLGENVVVGAGAKVLGNIQIGNNVRIGAGSVVLRDVPSDCTVVGIPGRIISRKKQVEDAQNSQGLPDLEAQAIRALFDRIKDLEEQVAFLKSQQSPLKTTQSEQAEVEKHELFLSSDLFITQFLDGAGI; this is translated from the coding sequence ATGTTCAGTGACTTGCAAATTATTTACGAACGCGACCCCGCGGCGCGCAACTGGCTGGAAGTATTATTTTGCTATCCCGGACTGCAAGCACTTTTTTTGCACCGGATAGCACACTGGCTTTATTCCGCTGGCCTGCCGTTTGTACCGCGCTTGATTTCGCAACTGAGCCGCTTTTTAACAGGTATTGAGATCCACCCAGGAGCGAAAATTGGTAGGGGCGTGTTTATCGACCACGGCATGGGGGTGGTAATTGGCGAAACTGCGATCGTTGGAGATTATGCTGTAATTTATCAAGGAGCGACCATTGGTGGCACGGGTAAAGAAATAGGGAAACGGCATCCAACGCTCGGAGAAAATGTAGTGGTAGGAGCGGGTGCTAAAGTTTTAGGCAATATTCAAATTGGCAATAATGTTCGGATTGGTGCGGGTTCGGTAGTGCTGCGAGATGTCCCTAGCGATTGCACTGTTGTCGGAATTCCCGGCCGCATTATCTCTCGGAAAAAGCAGGTGGAAGATGCTCAAAATTCTCAAGGTCTACCGGATTTGGAAGCTCAAGCGATTCGAGCTTTGTTCGATAGAATTAAGGATTTAGAAGAGCAGGTTGCTTTTTTGAAATCTCAACAATCTCCGCTCAAAACAACTCAATCAGAGCAAGCAGAGGTCGAAAAACATGAATTATTCCTGTCTTCTGATTTATTCATTACACAGTTTTTAGACGGTGCAGGAATCTAG
- a CDS encoding histidine kinase encodes MTANKFKNLATSTLLSYRRYLQAGLTLCAGLGLSAIASSVAYNWEYKSMQAELQDRLDKIATDIQKDVSGNLEIIRAAGAFYSVFDGVKKPEIKTFVGSALYRHPSLKAIAWLPRVSDSPQFLTDEIDLGLDLTANRLALEKAAKRQEIIATDRQKWSSQNQPSVFVFLPIFTQIYAGDTAEGSQKLPARNPENLKGFALGILLVDDIVKSALQETQLNFVNVYLQDAMAPEAERFLAFYEAKTKRIVTDEKIKNQLPIGERAYCPDGSSCTRILNIENRRWLLQLRLTPEYINPLRFWRSLTVLIFGTILTLAATLYLMSLWNYTALIEKIAAERTAKSQRLEQTLQELQQTQSQLIQQEKMSSLGLLVAGVAHEVNNPISFIYGNIHHASAYTRDLLELVKLYQKQYLHPPSEISEYLENIDFDFLSKDLPQLLSSMKIGADRIVQIVQSLRNFSRLDESEMKPVNIHEGIDSTLLILQSRLKATADRPPIEIVKNYSNLPLVECYVGQLNQVFMNILANAIDALESYNLDRGPKAAKANPIAIAITTEYSSPDKIIVRISDNGPGMAENVKKRLFDPFFTTKPVGKGTGLGLSISYKIIVEKHKGTLRCDSTPGLGTEFSIEIPLRQEVRQAVPFVSRKISEAA; translated from the coding sequence ATGACTGCTAACAAATTCAAGAATTTAGCAACTAGCACTTTACTTAGTTATCGCCGTTACCTCCAGGCAGGATTAACACTTTGTGCAGGATTGGGACTGTCTGCGATCGCCTCTTCAGTTGCGTACAATTGGGAATACAAATCCATGCAAGCCGAACTGCAAGACCGGCTGGACAAAATAGCTACCGACATTCAGAAAGATGTTAGCGGCAATTTAGAAATAATTCGTGCTGCTGGAGCATTTTACAGCGTATTTGACGGCGTTAAAAAACCAGAAATCAAGACATTTGTTGGTTCTGCCCTGTACCGGCATCCGAGCCTGAAGGCGATCGCTTGGCTGCCCCGTGTTTCTGACTCTCCGCAATTCCTGACTGATGAAATAGATTTAGGTTTAGATTTGACTGCCAATCGGCTAGCGTTAGAAAAAGCGGCCAAAAGACAAGAAATTATCGCGACTGACCGCCAAAAATGGTCTTCACAAAATCAACCAAGCGTCTTCGTTTTTCTGCCAATTTTTACTCAAATTTATGCTGGCGACACCGCAGAAGGGTCGCAAAAATTACCTGCTAGAAATCCAGAAAATTTGAAAGGTTTTGCTTTGGGAATTTTGCTTGTTGATGATATTGTTAAGTCAGCTTTACAGGAAACTCAACTCAACTTTGTTAATGTGTATCTTCAAGATGCTATGGCTCCTGAAGCAGAAAGATTTCTCGCTTTTTACGAAGCAAAGACTAAAAGAATCGTCACCGACGAAAAGATTAAAAATCAACTCCCAATTGGGGAAAGAGCTTACTGCCCGGATGGCAGCAGTTGCACCCGCATTCTCAATATTGAAAATCGCAGGTGGTTGCTGCAACTGCGCCTAACGCCAGAGTACATTAATCCTCTAAGATTTTGGCGTTCTTTGACTGTTTTAATTTTTGGGACAATCTTAACTTTGGCGGCGACACTTTATCTAATGAGCTTGTGGAATTATACTGCTCTAATTGAAAAAATAGCAGCAGAACGCACGGCTAAATCTCAAAGGCTAGAACAAACTTTGCAAGAGTTGCAGCAAACTCAAAGTCAACTGATTCAGCAGGAAAAAATGTCGAGTTTGGGTTTATTAGTCGCTGGTGTCGCCCACGAAGTGAACAATCCTATTAGTTTTATTTACGGCAATATCCACCACGCCAGCGCATATACTAGGGATTTGTTAGAGTTGGTAAAACTCTACCAAAAACAATATTTACACCCTCCATCGGAAATTTCCGAGTATTTAGAAAATATTGACTTTGACTTTCTCAGCAAAGATTTGCCGCAACTGCTGTCTTCGATGAAAATAGGAGCAGATCGCATTGTTCAAATCGTCCAATCTTTGCGGAATTTTTCTCGCTTAGATGAAAGCGAAATGAAACCTGTTAACATCCATGAAGGCATTGACAGCACTCTGCTAATTCTGCAAAGCCGCCTGAAAGCTACAGCCGATCGCCCGCCGATCGAGATTGTTAAAAACTACAGCAATTTACCTTTAGTAGAGTGCTATGTCGGACAATTAAATCAGGTGTTTATGAATATTCTGGCTAATGCGATCGACGCCCTTGAGAGTTACAACCTCGATCGCGGGCCCAAAGCAGCGAAAGCCAATCCGATCGCGATCGCCATAACCACAGAATATTCAAGTCCCGATAAAATAATTGTGCGGATATCTGACAACGGTCCCGGTATGGCAGAAAATGTCAAAAAACGGCTGTTCGACCCCTTCTTTACGACGAAACCAGTCGGAAAAGGGACAGGATTGGGACTGTCAATCAGCTATAAAATTATCGTAGAAAAGCACAAAGGTACGCTGCGCTGCGATTCGACACCGGGATTGGGGACGGAATTCTCGATCGAGATTCCGCTGCGGCAAGAAGTCAGACAAGCTGTACCGTTTGTTTCGCGGAAAATATCCGAGGCAGCTTAG
- the cysA gene encoding sulfate ABC transporter ATP-binding protein: MSITVQNVSKHFGSFHAIDNVNLEIKRGSLVALLGPSGSGKSTLLRMIAGLEPPDSGHIYLIGEDATHQSVQERHIGFVFQHYALFKHMSIRKNIAFAMEIRKVPKGSISRRVDELLDLVQLTGLGDRYPSQLSGGQRQRVALARALAVQPKVLLLDEPFGALDAKVRKELRSWLHNLHKEVNITTVFVTHDQEEAMEVADEIVVMNKGRVEQVGTPAEIYDKPASAFVMSFIGPVNVLSNAAGLFASNGTTARNNGAAHSDVVFLRPHDVEIKTKPESGFSLAKVSRIIHLGREIQTELVLESQQVVTAYVSRERFDSLQLTRDQHVYVKPKHAMTFPAYSI; encoded by the coding sequence ATGAGTATTACAGTTCAGAACGTATCGAAACACTTTGGCTCCTTCCACGCCATTGACAACGTGAATTTGGAAATTAAAAGGGGTTCTTTAGTCGCGCTGTTAGGACCTTCCGGTTCCGGGAAATCGACTCTGCTGAGGATGATCGCGGGGCTAGAACCGCCAGACAGCGGTCACATTTACCTGATCGGTGAAGATGCTACTCATCAGTCGGTGCAGGAACGGCATATCGGTTTTGTGTTTCAGCACTACGCTTTGTTCAAACACATGAGTATTCGGAAAAATATTGCCTTTGCGATGGAAATTCGCAAAGTTCCTAAAGGCTCAATTAGCAGGCGGGTGGATGAACTTTTGGATTTAGTGCAGTTGACAGGTTTGGGCGATCGCTATCCTTCGCAACTTTCCGGGGGCCAGCGGCAGCGGGTTGCTTTGGCCAGAGCTCTAGCAGTTCAACCAAAAGTGCTGCTGCTAGACGAACCTTTTGGAGCATTAGATGCTAAAGTCCGCAAAGAATTGCGATCCTGGCTGCACAACCTTCACAAAGAAGTTAACATCACCACAGTTTTTGTGACTCACGACCAAGAAGAAGCTATGGAAGTAGCCGATGAAATTGTGGTAATGAACAAAGGTAGAGTCGAACAAGTTGGCACTCCTGCTGAAATTTACGACAAACCGGCATCAGCTTTTGTGATGAGTTTTATTGGGCCGGTCAATGTGCTGTCGAATGCTGCGGGTTTGTTCGCCAGCAACGGCACAACGGCTCGCAATAATGGAGCCGCTCATTCGGACGTAGTGTTTTTGCGCCCCCACGACGTGGAAATTAAAACTAAGCCGGAGTCTGGTTTTTCATTAGCAAAAGTCAGTCGCATCATTCATTTAGGGCGGGAAATACAAACCGAGTTAGTGTTAGAATCGCAGCAGGTAGTAACAGCTTACGTGAGTCGCGAGCGCTTCGATTCTCTACAGTTAACGCGAGATCAGCACGTTTACGTCAAGCCCAAACACGCGATGACTTTCCCTGCTTATTCAATTTAA
- the gltD gene encoding glutamate synthase small subunit: MGKPTGFIEFLRELPSELSPVERVHNWDEFHLPMEEDKLRTQGSRCMDCGIPFCHTGTIISGMASGCPIYNLIPEWNDLVYRGLWKEALDRLHKTNNFPEFTGRVCPAPCEGACVLGITNPPVTIKNIEAAIIDKGWDEGWVTAEPPAKRTGKKIAVIGSGPAGLSAAAQLNKAGHWVTVYERADRPGGLLMYGIPNMKLDKEQVVMRRLKVLEDEGVTFVCNTEVGKDLPAEQLLKEYDSVVLCTGATKPRDLGIEGRELKGIHFAMDFLTANTKAVLDKSTNDNFISAEGKDIVIIGGGDTGTDCVGTSIRHGCKSLVQLEILPKPPSERAANNPWPEWPKVYRLDYGQEEAAAKFGDDPRGYLTTATKFEGDENGNVKAVHTVEVEWAKNEKGQFIPNHIPGTEKVLPAQLVLLAMGFLGPEQPLLDALGLERDARSNVKAEHEKYTTSIPGVFAAGDCRRGQSLVVWAINEGRGVARECDLYLMGSTDLP, encoded by the coding sequence ATGGGAAAACCAACAGGCTTTATCGAATTCTTGCGCGAATTGCCCTCCGAACTCTCACCAGTCGAGAGAGTCCACAACTGGGACGAATTTCACCTACCGATGGAGGAGGACAAACTCCGCACCCAAGGCTCGCGCTGCATGGATTGCGGCATTCCGTTTTGCCACACGGGCACAATTATTAGCGGCATGGCAAGCGGCTGCCCGATATACAACCTCATCCCCGAATGGAACGACCTCGTATATCGCGGACTCTGGAAAGAAGCCCTAGACAGACTCCATAAAACCAACAACTTCCCCGAATTCACCGGCCGCGTCTGTCCCGCACCCTGCGAAGGCGCTTGCGTGCTCGGCATCACCAACCCGCCGGTCACGATTAAAAACATCGAAGCCGCAATTATCGATAAAGGCTGGGATGAAGGCTGGGTTACTGCCGAACCACCCGCCAAACGCACCGGCAAAAAAATCGCCGTCATCGGTTCCGGGCCCGCCGGTTTGTCCGCCGCCGCGCAACTCAACAAAGCCGGTCATTGGGTAACAGTATACGAAAGAGCCGATCGACCGGGCGGCCTGCTAATGTATGGCATCCCCAACATGAAGCTAGACAAAGAACAAGTCGTAATGCGCCGCCTGAAAGTCCTCGAAGACGAAGGTGTGACATTCGTCTGCAACACCGAAGTCGGCAAAGACTTACCTGCCGAACAACTGCTAAAAGAATACGACTCCGTTGTGCTCTGTACCGGCGCCACCAAACCCCGCGACTTGGGGATAGAAGGCCGCGAATTAAAAGGCATCCACTTCGCAATGGACTTCCTGACAGCCAACACCAAAGCAGTTTTAGACAAGAGCACCAACGATAACTTCATCTCCGCCGAAGGCAAAGATATCGTAATCATCGGCGGCGGCGACACCGGCACCGACTGCGTGGGCACCTCCATCCGCCACGGCTGCAAAAGCCTGGTACAGCTTGAAATTCTACCCAAACCGCCTTCAGAACGCGCCGCCAACAATCCCTGGCCCGAATGGCCAAAAGTCTACCGTCTCGACTACGGCCAAGAAGAAGCTGCCGCCAAATTTGGCGACGACCCCCGCGGCTATCTCACCACGGCGACAAAGTTCGAGGGCGACGAAAACGGCAACGTCAAAGCCGTGCACACCGTTGAGGTGGAGTGGGCGAAAAACGAGAAAGGGCAGTTTATTCCGAATCACATCCCGGGCACGGAAAAAGTGTTGCCGGCACAGCTTGTCTTGCTAGCGATGGGCTTCCTCGGCCCGGAACAGCCCTTGCTGGATGCGCTGGGATTGGAACGGGACGCGCGCAGCAATGTGAAAGCCGAGCACGAAAAATATACAACCAGCATTCCAGGAGTTTTCGCGGCTGGGGACTGTCGCCGGGGACAAAGTTTGGTGGTTTGGGCGATTAATGAAGGGCGGGGCGTGGCCCGGGAGTGCGACCTTTATCTGATGGGGAGCACGGATTTGCCTTAG
- a CDS encoding primosomal protein N' — protein sequence MSTVTFGLSTPIAAEPGASYGSSEPPQRPTVRAEWIEVLVNPPFRVAGDSPGEENKLFTYRLPAELSVQPGDILSVPFDSQLLGGIAIRFISQLPPDLDPARVKDVEDVVCTGFFPPTYSELLDRTATYYCTPLIQVIRASLPPGLLRRAVRRIRLIKDAISPNAETFLNPAANQILQLLQAQKHGDYTWQYLQRQVKGSYRGLKDLLKRGWVESYLEPPHPPKPQLKPAVTLIASAFVTDLTKRQQEVLEVLRRGGGEMWLNDLLRICSASPSVVKKIEEKGCVVIDQREVLRGDRGISQLPDAPKTLTHFQAQALAFINSFSGFRQVLLHGVTGSGKTEVYLQAIAPILASGKSALVLVPEIGLTPQLTDRFRARFGEQICVYHSALSDGERYDTWRQMLTGTPQIVIGTRSAIFAPLPHLGLIILDEEHDSSFKQDQPAPCYHARTVAKWRAELENCPLILGSATPALETFVGTRRDYYSLPNIHYLSLPDRIYSRPMPPVEIVDMRQELRQGNRSIFSASLQNALEQLRGRQQQGILFIHRRGHSTFVSCRSCGYVMECPNCDVSLSYHHVGEGTAEILRCHYCNHTERHPQNCPECSSPYFKNFGSGTQRVEQELTRLFPELRAIRFDSDTTRNKGDHRRLLTQFANGEADILLGTQMLTKGLDVAGVTLVGVVSADGLLNFSDYRASERAFQTLTQVAGRAGRGDDPGRVIIQTYTPEHRVIQAVRRHEYADFVETELAERAALNYPPSGRLILLRLSSVDAAEVAVTAVQLASVCQEYIERLSVPGCELLGPAPAAIMRVANRYRWQILLKLPLDESVDVSDLIGLRDRTPRSVSLTIDVDPLNFG from the coding sequence ATGTCTACTGTCACTTTTGGTTTGTCAACCCCTATAGCGGCAGAGCCCGGGGCATCCTACGGCAGCAGCGAACCGCCACAGCGCCCCACAGTGCGGGCAGAGTGGATCGAGGTATTGGTGAACCCTCCTTTCAGGGTGGCGGGGGACTCCCCTGGGGAGGAAAATAAGTTATTTACCTATCGCTTGCCTGCGGAACTTAGCGTGCAACCAGGGGATATTTTGAGTGTACCCTTTGACAGTCAACTGTTAGGCGGGATCGCGATTCGGTTCATTTCTCAACTGCCACCCGACTTAGATCCGGCGCGGGTTAAAGATGTCGAAGATGTTGTCTGTACGGGCTTTTTCCCGCCTACTTACTCGGAATTGCTCGATCGTACTGCCACCTATTATTGCACACCTTTAATTCAAGTAATTAGAGCCTCGCTGCCGCCCGGTTTGTTAAGGCGTGCCGTGCGCCGAATTCGCTTAATTAAGGACGCTATTTCTCCGAATGCCGAAACATTTCTCAATCCCGCAGCAAATCAAATTTTACAATTGCTGCAAGCTCAAAAACACGGCGATTACACTTGGCAATACCTCCAGCGACAAGTCAAGGGAAGTTATCGGGGATTGAAAGATTTATTGAAACGCGGTTGGGTAGAAAGTTATTTAGAACCTCCCCATCCTCCCAAACCACAACTCAAACCTGCAGTGACATTAATTGCTAGTGCATTTGTCACAGATTTAACCAAGCGGCAACAAGAAGTATTGGAAGTTTTGAGGCGCGGTGGCGGTGAAATGTGGCTGAATGATTTACTGAGGATTTGCAGCGCGAGTCCTTCGGTTGTCAAAAAAATAGAAGAAAAAGGCTGTGTTGTTATCGATCAAAGGGAAGTGCTCAGGGGCGATCGCGGAATTTCTCAATTGCCCGATGCACCGAAAACTTTAACTCATTTTCAAGCTCAAGCCTTAGCGTTTATTAACTCTTTTTCGGGATTCCGTCAAGTGCTGCTGCACGGCGTTACAGGTTCCGGGAAAACCGAAGTGTATTTGCAGGCGATCGCCCCAATCTTAGCCAGCGGCAAATCTGCCCTCGTACTCGTTCCCGAAATAGGCCTGACACCGCAACTTACCGATCGATTCCGCGCCCGTTTTGGCGAGCAAATTTGCGTCTACCACAGCGCCCTATCCGATGGGGAACGTTACGATACATGGCGTCAAATGCTGACTGGAACACCGCAAATTGTCATCGGCACGCGATCGGCCATTTTTGCGCCTTTACCTCACCTCGGCTTAATTATCCTCGATGAAGAACACGACAGCAGCTTCAAACAAGACCAACCAGCCCCCTGCTACCACGCCCGCACCGTTGCCAAATGGCGCGCCGAATTAGAAAATTGTCCCTTAATTTTAGGTTCCGCAACGCCAGCTTTAGAGACTTTTGTCGGGACGCGAAGAGATTATTACTCGTTACCCAATATCCATTATTTATCATTGCCCGATCGCATTTACTCGCGCCCGATGCCGCCTGTGGAAATAGTCGATATGCGCCAAGAATTGCGGCAAGGAAACCGCTCAATTTTCAGTGCTTCCCTGCAAAACGCCCTGGAACAATTGCGAGGAAGACAACAGCAAGGTATTCTATTTATTCACAGAAGAGGACACAGTACCTTTGTCTCTTGTCGAAGTTGCGGCTATGTGATGGAATGCCCGAACTGCGATGTTTCCCTGTCTTATCACCACGTCGGCGAAGGGACAGCAGAAATATTGCGCTGTCACTACTGCAACCACACGGAACGACACCCCCAAAACTGCCCGGAATGCAGTTCTCCTTACTTCAAAAACTTTGGTAGTGGCACTCAGCGAGTCGAACAGGAATTAACGAGATTATTTCCCGAATTGCGGGCAATTCGGTTTGACAGCGATACGACTAGAAATAAGGGCGATCACCGCCGATTGTTAACGCAATTTGCCAATGGGGAAGCTGACATTTTGTTGGGTACGCAAATGCTGACGAAAGGGTTAGATGTAGCTGGAGTCACATTGGTGGGAGTTGTGTCTGCTGACGGGTTGCTAAACTTCTCCGATTATCGGGCCAGCGAACGAGCTTTTCAAACATTAACTCAAGTCGCCGGCCGTGCGGGCAGAGGCGACGATCCGGGGCGGGTAATTATTCAAACTTACACTCCCGAACACCGGGTAATTCAAGCAGTTAGGCGCCACGAATATGCAGATTTTGTGGAAACCGAATTAGCAGAAAGAGCGGCCCTGAATTATCCACCTTCGGGGCGGCTGATTTTGTTGCGGTTGAGCAGTGTAGATGCGGCGGAAGTGGCGGTGACGGCGGTACAATTGGCGTCGGTTTGTCAGGAGTATATTGAGCGATTGTCTGTACCGGGGTGTGAGTTGTTGGGGCCTGCACCTGCGGCGATTATGCGGGTGGCAAATCGGTATCGGTGGCAGATTTTGCTGAAGTTGCCTTTGGATGAGTCGGTGGATGTGTCGGATTTGATCGGATTGCGCGATCGCACGCCGCGTTCTGTTAGTTTAACTATTGATGTCGATCCGTTGAATTTTGGTTGA
- a CDS encoding ATP-binding protein, whose product MEPTDWENRIKELEKENRILRKKLETSESERNQLEALNQKKESLLKIVTEEFRDYENILKARMSTLEKALENQQTMQLKLIEAEKMSALGILVAGIAHEINNPVNFIYGNITYVNDYAGDILKLLAMYQDRYPETDAEIEAFIDKIDLNFLREDLLKTLSSMKVGSERIREIVLTLRNFARVDEAEKKPVNIHEGIDSTLLILQNLTKEKPGHTAIKIVKNYGQLPKVECYAGQLNQVFMNIINNAVDAVREREQKLSIGEIEANPSQIVITTSIISENWTRISIKDNGLGMNEAVKGKIFNPFFTTKPVGHGTGLGLSISYQIVVDKHGGRLECISAMGEGTEFVIEIPIANSRS is encoded by the coding sequence ATGGAACCAACCGACTGGGAAAACCGAATCAAAGAGCTGGAAAAGGAAAATCGAATCCTGCGGAAAAAACTCGAAACTTCGGAAAGCGAACGCAACCAATTAGAAGCCCTTAATCAAAAAAAAGAATCTTTGCTAAAAATAGTTACTGAGGAATTTAGAGATTACGAAAATATTTTAAAAGCCAGAATGTCTACCCTAGAAAAAGCTCTGGAAAACCAACAAACAATGCAGCTCAAATTGATCGAAGCCGAAAAGATGTCGGCTTTGGGGATTTTGGTAGCTGGTATCGCCCACGAAATCAACAATCCCGTCAACTTCATCTACGGCAATATTACCTATGTCAATGATTACGCTGGCGACATTTTAAAATTGCTCGCAATGTACCAGGATCGCTATCCCGAAACAGATGCAGAGATTGAAGCTTTTATTGACAAAATTGACCTCAACTTTCTGCGCGAAGATTTGTTGAAAACTCTTTCGTCCATGAAAGTGGGCTCCGAGCGCATCCGTGAAATTGTGCTGACTTTACGCAACTTTGCGCGGGTAGATGAAGCAGAAAAGAAACCAGTTAATATTCACGAAGGAATTGACAGCACATTGTTAATTTTGCAAAATTTAACTAAAGAAAAACCCGGTCATACGGCTATAAAAATTGTTAAAAATTATGGACAATTGCCGAAAGTTGAATGTTATGCGGGGCAATTAAACCAGGTATTTATGAACATCATTAATAATGCTGTTGATGCCGTGCGGGAGCGAGAGCAAAAGCTTTCCATAGGCGAAATAGAAGCCAACCCCAGCCAGATTGTAATTACTACTTCTATTATTTCCGAAAATTGGACGAGAATTAGCATCAAAGATAATGGTTTGGGAATGAATGAAGCTGTAAAAGGGAAAATTTTCAATCCGTTTTTCACCACAAAACCAGTCGGTCACGGGACGGGCTTGGGACTGTCAATTAGCTATCAAATTGTTGTGGACAAACACGGCGGGAGGTTGGAGTGCATATCCGCAATGGGAGAAGGCACTGAATTCGTGATCGAGATTCCGATCGCCAATTCCCGCAGCTAA